The genomic stretch AGCCCTAAGCCCTCACACAAAACCAAGATTTCCTAAAAAGCCTTTAAGAAAAACCTAAATTCCACTATTTCTAACTGTATGTACGCTCAATAGTACCCGTACGTACGCACCTGTCTTCAGTGAGGACGTACGCCAAGGGGACCACCCGTATGTACGTTGACTAGTCTTTGACCTAGTAGGCAATATCCCAGAACGTACGTCTGAACCCTTTTACCCAGTTTGTAATTACCTGTACGTACGCTAACGCTCTGAAAAGGATTTTTAACTCATTATCCACTTTTCCAAAACACACCATGCCTCCATCCCCTATATAAGGTCCCCATTCGACCTTCAGTCACCCTTGCACTcaataaaccctaaaacctaGTGTGATGAGTGATTTTGTGGAGAAAGGAGGAGATTGGATGAGTTGGCCATTTTCTAAGGTAACCCCTTGCCCATTTCCATAAATTTCATATTGTTTTTACTACCTTTCTTATGTTATAAGTTTTAAAGATACCATGACAAGCTTTTGTActcattttcttacaaaactAAGAAATGTTTCCAAAAGACTTTAAAGCGCCCCTTTAATTCTTTGTGTCGCATGATATTGAGTTTTCTTACGATGTATGTGTTTGCTTGGTAGTCTAGGATGAGATGTATCAACCCTTATATGGAATAGAAGCTTCAAAACACAGTCAAGAGCTGTTGACCGAAATACCTAACTCACTGGCCGGACGTACGCTCTTGAGGCTGTACGTACAACCAGGGAGTAAGGTATCTGCCCCTTAGTTCCACTTGTGTAAACTTAGGGTCCAACAATCCCTTTCGTTAGATAGAACTTACCACCATTCTCGTAGAAGTCCTCTAGTACTGTGCATAACGTACAATGTGTCGTATTTTGTTATGACAGGGTTTTGTGACGTCAGAGGACTTAAGCAGGCGaatgaggtaagtaaacacttacgaacactttccttaaaaacgtagGATATGTCAATTGGCTAACCACGTGTATGATATAAGtatgtctacatttttgtaataacttggtaattgctttaataacttgttgataagatgcattgtatgacatagtacaccggtacgtgcgatataatggccatgggcttactatatagacttgattctatagtcaaatgtgtgcaTTGTTATATTGGcctggatccaatggttgtttcatgaccggCTTAGCCTTAATGGGCGGTCACTAcatgacgtacatcattagtagcatgggtCACCTGAGGTTGGACTCGATTGGGCTGCTATTGTTAtagacggtagcgtacaatggtcagggcaccggcattgtattacaggtccctcgggacagtgccaacccaACTGAGAATGaataatatctcgggtagaccatagaTGATAGTTACGACCTataagaattagtttttttgctttaaaatgcTATGGCGATTGCCACCGGGAGTACACCaccttttattaaccaaacaatactgttatggtgtattaacggagactaCACCTCTTTTCAATGATATCAGAATTGCATATTTATTTCCGTATAATAATAATGACCTTATTTtatacccaattgtgaggtttacttactaagtcgttagacttacgctgttattactcttatagaaAGTTAGTttctagaacccaagagtggtaCGATTACCCTATAGACTTTGTTGTAAGACCTCTATGCTATCATCAGGCTTGTTTActattattgttagttgctcaatgtcttttaattttaaggaTTATACTTGTGTCAGACTGGCCAAGGTTAGCATTGGGGGCATTACAGGAAGGAACACACGTCCGGACGGCACTAGGTCAATATCCCAAACTCTAGTTCTCTAGAGCGGAGCGTCCGGACGGCTTGCAGACGAGACTTCAGACGAAGCTCTGGGGAAAATTGATTTCGAGGGGCATCCGGACGGCCTTGCGTTGGTGAAGAACTTTTTTCACTTCAAGGCATGGAAATGTAcattttgatcaccgaatttggccaacaaaaaaaactaacaaaagtgactacaaatttaatagaacACAAACTTAATATGTAAAACCCATCTCTGAACACcataaaatttgatatatatatatatatttcccagttaaaaaaaaaaaaaaaaaaaaagataaaaagaaactaacctgctgcaagaaagaaagagagatacaAATCAAGAGACTGTGGAAAGTGGAAAAAACCTTATTTATAGGTTGAGTTATATAGAGATTGAGGTTGGTAGAGAAAATCCTAGAGAGGCTAGGATTGGAATTAGGGTTAAATAGATATTGAAGTCGATGGAGAAAATCCTAGAGAGGCTCagcaatataaaacaaattggttaaattttaacaaaccaGTCCAAATCAGTGTTAAAAATTGCCCCTTTGTTGCAACACCAAGAatcaaaaatcaagaaaactcaCCATGCCTTGGGGAAAGCAAGGGTTAGTGTCTCCAATCCAAAGGTAGTGTTTTCCAAAAGATCAGCAAACAACCTCTTGAAATCAAAATGCAGCTTATACTtggagaaaaatagagagagatagagagtgagagaaagagagagaacgtGCCTTAGAGATAAaacatggagagagagagagagagagagagggagagagagcatgccttagaggaagaagaggaaaacagagaagaaagaataaagtgAGGAAGAGAGAACGTTGTTTCCGTCGttagagagaaggaagagatgGCGTCAAACTGAACCGGttcagtttttaaaataatgtattaAAAATCTGgttttgacttaaaaaataaaaaaagtttatgtcacgtgtcgcaattctataCTACCTCTGAAGAGTgattatgctatatatatatatatatatatatatatatgataagtatactaacaatttttataaataagccCTCACCTAAAAAGACCTCTCatcaatatttataataatagaTATCAATATACAGATTTTTTGGAACAAAGTTTGCTACCAAAGGACTTAACCCACTTGAACTTCCATCAGTTTTGCATGTTCctccaaaaagttcaaaaactcttaaagTTAGTGTAttaaacttctaattttttgcaatgtcatccCTCTATTAGGGTTTTCATTTAAATCCTGAAGGAGGGGTGTGGAATTTACAAAAcaccattatttttatttgttttgaaaaaatgaagaatGGTCTGGGGGGGTCAAGAGATCCACCTTGTGATCCGTGGGTTAGTAGACCCATAGCGAGGTCATCACCAGGCCCTGCCGTCGGTCTGGTCGTGGAGCAAACCCACATCGGGGTCATCACCAGACCCAATCATGACCCAATCGTGCAATTGTTCTTTGTTaagaaattaatcctatttcccaagacccgtgagatgcgaaaaataagaagaacctggaataacaaagattaggcaatcaacacacgacaccaagatttaagtggttcagcttAACAACCCTACATTCACTGGCGGAAAGGACCAGGAAAAAATTTACTATCAAAATATAGAGTacaaaatagtagagagaaaatcactcagatcctgaagctccaatacacccaaatctcactattaCACAAGAGAAATTATTTCCAAAATCgaatacaaaagacaaatgtacaaactcttcttttttgcTGAAACAGATGGCGGctaatctctattttcttctctcactccgcagcacctttttcttctaatcacttgtttttagCTCCttcaaaaaccaccaagaagaaaaaacactGCAGCACCCCTTTTACCcactctctcaaattctctcctttttctttacCCTTCAATACTCACAGATATTCACGTTTGGCACACTCTAAAGCACAAGGCTCAATGCCTTTATATAAGTGCCCAAGGTCGGTCAACCACAAGAACTCCAAGTCCAAGTACAGATAGGAATCCCAAAACCAATAGTATAGGAATACAAGGAAAAACCGGTTGAAACAAGAACCTCTCCTACTTGGAAAAGGACTAATGCTGGGCCCACCGtattaatgggttgaaaaagTCACATACTTTAActatctccaccttgacttgaaacgCATCAAGTCTAACAAAACGTGTCTCTTCCGGATGTCTCCACCTCAACCCCTAAGGGCAATCATACTCCACGAGTGTCACTCAAGTTCAAGCGCCttttgaacttgagcataggacctgaTTTAGACATTACACCTTGCCTCCTTATTAGCCCCGTCAACCATACAGCTTTCTtcgatgactctttcttcctgtagacccacctgcaccctttagccttctttcccttgggtaattctgccgattcccaagctttaccactTCGGAGTGACTCCACCTGTTTCGGCATTCCATCCTGAGCAGACAATGGATCTCCACCACTAGCTATcggagcaaaagaaaccatttCCTCAAAGCTATAcctttttgttgcttttcgatcacgtttctctttgccttttgctaaagaataagactcttcccggtgctgtaagtctcttgaagattcttTGCCATCACATTCATCtgtgagtgaacactgttcatcaagctctacctccacgaattgtttctctttctgtactgtactttcagaaagctcatctaagttaacaaactcaaaCTTCTTCAGTTCATtctctgtaacttcaggttctgcacttgacccatccttgtacatagcacactcattaaaagtcacattccaacttctaatgatcttccaattttgatcatcccaaaatcgataaccgaaaTGCCTCGTCTCCATATCTAATGAAGAAAtacttactagatttaccatctagtttattCATAGCATgagactcaacatggacatacgaagcacaaccaaacactttcaaatgtgaaagatttacctcttttccacttcAAACTTCTTCTAGTAGTCTGTGGCTTAGGGGAACAGAAGGCCCCCTATTTATTAAgtatgcagcagtgctcactacatcagcccagaaagtctttggtaacccagcatgcaatctcATACTCCTGGCACGCTCATTATAGTCTtgttcatgcactcagccacgccattctgctgcAGCGTTTTCGGGATAGTTTTTTctattctaatcccattcattGCGCAAAATtgtttaaaccccctgtcttcgtattctcctccattgtctgatctcaaacgcttgagcttcaagcccgtttcagtctcaaccatggccttccatttcttaaaagtctcaaatacatcagatttactttttaagaaataaactCATACCTTCCTACtcgagtcatcaataaatgtaatGTAATATCGCGAGCCTCGAAGAGATGCCACtagtgcgggaccccacaaatccgtgtgtatcAGCTCCAACTTtacaagcttaggtgctttgccaacttccgtGAAACTCGCCTTCTTCTGTtttcctaggatgcagccttcacacaaattagactcaactgacttcaactccggtagtttctcctttgacataagtaccttcatctatTTCTTGCttatgtgcccaagccttaggtgtcatagttttgagtcagcaccCGTATCTGCAACAGCAACTGTATTCTTGCTGTTCATGGTCATATAAAGAatacccgtcttatgaccacgagccaaaatcctagcttCCTTGCTAACGTTCCACTTTCcgccgtggaaatgaattgaatgcccttcctcatcaagctatCCCattgaaatcagattcttcttcaactccggaacatgcctgaccttctgtagcttccataccgagtcaatGTGAACTCTAATTAACATTGCCTAGGTCCACAACATCCATcgccgttccgtcagccaaatacaccttcccgaaatctccatcaagagaatttcacggatcgctgtcgtatgaaaagatactcctgagtctaagacccaagaatcaaggggactgtcaacaaagagaagtagggcatcatatacttcttctgtcactacgtttgcataatcgttctcagtctccttccttgattccctgcaattcttcttgtagtggccagtcttgccacaaTTTCAACACTTAGGTTGTTGGCCGAATCTAAATttgcttctcctttttttgGAAGTTGATCTaccttgaccagagtttctgtCTTGTCCTTTGCCCCGAGTCTCGAGCTTTAAAGCaacaccagaacaagaggcttcacccgcatctcttcttCGAACCTCTTCATTGAAAATCAAATCCCTGATGccttcatagctcagtttactctttcctacagagttactcacagccatcctcactgttttccagctatttggcaaagatgccaagacgatcaacgcacaaacctcatcatcaaaatcaatttccaccgaggacaattgatttgtgatagtgttgaactcattgagatgatgtgccaccgaagccccttctgccatctttaggttgaacaatttcttcatcaaatgcaccttgttgttagtcGACGGTTTTTCATACATACTTGATAAAGCCGCCATTAGACCTGCTATGGTCTTCTtctttacaacgttgtgtgcaactgattttgacagtgataacctgcTAACTGTTAGAGCTTTAcaatcaagcagagcccactcgctatcatccatttcgtcgggttgttcttccaaaagaggttgatgaagatccttcccacaacgaatatcttcaatctgtactttccaatacccaaaatctgTGCCGTTGAATTTTTCGATTcctatctttccttcttcacttgcCATCGCTCCGACTCAaaccaaaagctctgataccagttgttaggaaattaatcgtATTTttcaagacccgtgagatgcgacaaataagaagaatgtggaataacaaagattaagCAATAAACACACAACACCAAGGGTTAAGTGGTTCAACTTAGCAAgtctacatccactggcggacaCGACCCgaagaaaatccactatcaaaatatggagtacaaaatagtagaaagaaaatcactcagatcccaaagcctcaatgcacccaaatctcactatcataCCACAGAGACTATTCCCAAAATCGAAGACAAAAGATAGATTTACAAACTCTTATTTTACTGGAACAAATGGCGGctaatctctattttcttctcttactctgctgcacctttttcttctaatcacttatttttggctcctccaaaaaccactaaagagaaaaaacacTGCAGCAGCCCTTGTACCcactctctcaaattctctcctttttctctACCCTTTAATACTCACAGATATTCACATTTGGCACACTCTAAAACACAAGGCTCAATGCCTTTATATAAGTGCTCAAGGTCGGTCAACCACAAGAACTCCAAGTCCAAGTACAAATAGGAATCCCAAAACCAATAGTGTAGGAATACAAGGAAAAACCGGTTGAAATAAAAACCTCTCCCACTTGGAAAAGGACTAATGCTAGGCCCACCAtattaatgggttgaaaaagTCACATACTTTAACATTCTTCCACCATTATTATACAatgataaagagagagagagagagagagagagtatatataaaaaataatcattttatttcaaTGAATTTATTGCTATGACGTTACAACAATGGAATTAAATAATGACAAACTAGATCCGAGCCATCTAATGATTCAATATTGGCTATTACAcatatttctttaattattgtCACTCTGGAATTTTTTCTGAAGATAATTGACCACATTCCTGTCGAGTTGGAAGGCCTTAGCAAGAACATCACGATTGACGGGAGGATTTGATCCAAATACTGCATTTGCTATGGTGATGAGCCCAGGATTCTGACTGCTGAGACCGGCAAAGGCAATAGCATTGGTTTTCCCCACATTAAATTGGAAGTGAATGAGACCAATTGGGAAGACAAAGACGTCTCCTGCGCTTAGAACTTTGGAGAAGAAGCGGTTATCTGGGTTGGATGTGACAAAGCCAACTAATAGAGTACCCTCTAGGACTACAAGAATCTCGGTACCACGAGGGTGAATGTGGGGAGGATTTAGGCCGTACGGTGCAAAGTCAATGCGAGCCAAGGATATGCCTAAGGTGTTGAGGCCTAGTATTTTGTCGACATTGAGGAGAGTGACATTCGATCCGAGTGGATTTGATGTGTCTCTGGGAGTGTCTAGCCCTGAGAAGAAGAAATCATTGGCACTAGCAAGCTTAAGGTCCTTGCAAAACTTTCCATTAATGAATACTGcaataggagaaaaaaaaaaaaagcaattgtTATATATCGCAGATCACAAAGGGCTTCCAAATGATGAGtggttgaaatatatatatatatatatatatatatatatatatatatatattagtatgTAGAGTCCTAAGATGAATGAggggaaaagaagaagatcaaatgAGTGATGATATATACCAGCATGATCAGAAGAAGTATCGTTAATGGCAACACAGAAGTCTTGAAGAGGACTGGGGTCGAAGGCAGAGGTAAGGGAGAATGCCCAAGCCAACAAGGCCACAGTTAGTAGCAAAGTCTTAGGAACACCTTTCATCATTTTTGAGGTTATCTCGACCACCACCTTAATTTGAGTGTATATGCTAAGTATTATCTTGCTGTGAGAAATGTTGCATTGGAAGACGCCTATTTATAGATGGAGGGGAGTCACTGATATGAAGGAAGGGGTCTTATTTTTAACTTCAACGGAGATAGAAGATTTCTAATTGAGACTTGGTTCGTAAGTCTTCATCAAtggatatttaattaattaatcggTGAACCATTCTTTCAACCACTATTgacattttctattaaaaagccATTTCAAGCTTAAGAGAATGATAGCCCACGATTCGACATCTAAGAACTCAAGAGGATCATGCATGATCCAATTATTCAAATACTAGCATACTATTTTTGACCTTTTCTTTGCATCACACAAAATTTAATTGGCAAAGTTAAACAAAACGTACACTCCAAAATTTTGATATCGAATTAATGTGCGGTTGTAGGACAAAACTGTCATTTCCTGATGATGGGATCCTATTCCTAATGTTCTTTTACTTTTAGTGGCACCAATCCTAAATGGCCTATGGTTATTTGGTTCTTTAAGTTGTCAGCTTATAGACTTATTGTTGTAACTGCACTTATGAGTATTGAGTCATACACTAAAAaactataaagaaaaataatacttaatatGCATAAGTGAAACTAAGTCTATTAGCTTCGGCTTTTGGGTTCGAGTGGATTTTTAGATTATGCATATATTATGTTTACTTACATTGTTTtagatctttttttcttcacaattcaCTCATTCTCTTGgttaaaaaggcaaaaattatgtgaaatcaatatattttaaaaatatttgggcttcaaaaaaaaaaattaaaacaagtcgAAAACACCAGAAACTTgcctaaattattttcaaaattatttaaaatatgtcataATAGAGACCAAAAAAAGACCCAAGAAACTAAGTAGGCCAATTACTTAAAATGCTGATAATGGATAACTGCATTTAATAATCGCAATAACCGCGCGGATACGGATGTAGATATCTAAAAAGTGATATCTACATTTTGCGAATAAGGGCGAGGATATTGCAAATAACTGCATCCGCATCTGCATGTACACTCCTAGTCAGCGTATACAATACATTGAGAAATTATTTCAGCATTTTTTTGCTATTTCTCGATGTTGCCGGATGATGGTCGGTGATATATTCTCTTCTTATGAGTGTCCACTAATGGAGTACAACCTTAGCTGGGGGTGATGCTGAATCCTTCGCATATTGGTAGGTTAGGTTGTAGCTAGATTCTGTATAAAAATCTACGCTTCCTATTACTAGTTAATGTTGATTTCGCCAGaattaatttttgttgaaaCGTTGTCTCTAGGACTCCATTGAAGTGTTCAACCTACGCATTAACTTTTGTTGAAACGTACGCCACATACACGCATATTGGGtcaattacatatatatataatatgagcTCTTCAGCCATTTCAGTTTCAAAGAGATGCATCAATGTTAATTGATATGTGCATTTTTTGAATTGGCAAACGAAAAAGAGCTACAGTAGAAGAGCTGAACTATTCCAATATTAACCAAAGCCGTCAAATTGGGCTGCATCTTCTCttaattagtatatatgtatgcatatgTGCGTTCAGTAGTGGTTAAAGAATGGTTcacccattaattaattaaacagcCAATATTAATTACGTACCAAGTCTTAATTAGAAATCTTCTATCTCCGTGGAAGTTAAAAACATAAGACCCCTCCATCTATAAATAGGCATCCTCCAATGAAACATTAATTCTCACAGCAAGATCAAATACACAGCAGACATACTCAAGTTAATTAAGGTGGTGGTGGAGATCTATAACCTCAAACATGATGAAAGGTGTTCCTAAGACGTTGCTTGTAAGTGTGGCCTTGTTGGCTTGGGCATGCTCCCTTGCCTTTGCCTATGACCCCAGTCCTCTCCAAGACTTCTGTATTGCCATTAACGATACTTCTTCTGATCATGCAGGTAAATATCGTCACTCATTTGATTTTCATCCTTTCTCCTCATGCATGTTAGCGAGGACTCTACatactaatatatattttcttcatcACATGTTAGATATCAACCTTTCATTTGGAAGCCCTTTGTCTGTGATATAACCAATTGCTTTTATTCCTTTTGCAGTATTTGTTAATGGAAAGTTTTGCAAGGACCCTAAGCTTGCTACGGCCAATGATTTCTTCTTCTCCGGACTAAACACACCGAGAGACACCTCAAATCCACTTGGATCAAATGTCACTCTCCTTAATGTCGACAAAATACTAGGCCTTAACACCTTAGGCATATCCTTGGCTCGCATTGACTTTGCCCCGTATGGCCTAAATCCTCCTCACATTCACCCTCGTGGAACTGAGATTCTTGTAGTCCAAGAGGGTACTCTATTAGTTGGCTTCGTCACATCCAACCCAGACAACCGCCTATTCTCCAAAGTTCTAAATGCAGGAGACGTCTTTGTCTTCCCAATTGGTCTCATTCACTTCCAATTTAATGTAGGGAAAACCAATGCTGTTGCTTTTGCCGGTCTCAGCAGCCAGAATCCTGGGCTCATCACCATAGCAAATGCTGTCTTTGGATCTAATCCTCCCATCAATCCAAATGTTCTCGCCAAGGCCTTCCAACTCGACAGGAATGTGGTCAATTATCTTCAGaaaaaattctaatggaaaaataattagagaaatATTTGTAATAGCCAATAATGAATCATTAGATGGTTGGGATCAAGTTTGTCATTATTTAATTCCCTTGTTGTAAAGTCATAGCAATAAATTCAttgaaataaaatgataatttcttatatgtactctctctctctctctctctttgtcatAGAGTAATAATGGGCGAAGCacaattttcaagattaaaGTTAGGTAGAATTTGAATCCACAATGTTTGAGATATAACTTCAAACGTAAAACCCTCAAATCTGGCCTTGACCAATTTGGTAGGATTACTTGTAATTACTCATATTCAACTAACCGGTAGCTAACTGGGGAACCGTCCCTCTAAGTATAATTAGAGTAAATACATgagaaggtgaaataaatatgagaaatctaatcatcataataataatatacattATCCTCGTTTATAGACATGGAGTAACTAATAGAAATACAGATAATCTGATTAAACCTGATAACAACAAGTGGGTCTCTGCTTCAACTTAATAAATTCGAAGTGGCAATATCACTACTATCCTCTTACTAGAAAGAGATTTCCTACAAAATATCACTATTATCTCATTTTGTAACTTCTAGATTTTGTAGCTCCTGAGTGCTATGTTGTAGGGTGGTTGATTAGTTTGACAATTATAGCCATCCCTTTCGGAATTTGTAACCATAACATTGAATGCTATGATGACTTTGTATTAAGGGATATGTGTATACGGTGATTAACAAAAAGAAAGTGTGAAGAGTTGATAGTCCTTTTCTATAATAAATTAATCTTGCTTTAAAGAAAGTGCATATTCTTTGAGAGTGTCAAAAGTGTTTGTATTTGTGTGATATAGTTTGAAAATTTACTTCTTAACAAATTTACTCCTTTCTTCGATTCTTTTAGAGTGTCAAAAGTGTTTGTGTGAGAGGTGTAAGTGATATAGTTTGTAAACTTATCACGcttatttattttggtattaGTTTGTAAACCTACTACCAACACTGTAGTGTatcgatcttttgatttttcaattacccccttcgttaggatttaacagatttaataattttttgttaaatcctaacggagggaagcgaaattctaaaaatacactcattttctattaaaaaaaaaaatattaaaaaaaaactcctgACCTATAGGTTCACGGGTGGATCTAACTCACCCGCCTTGTGACCCACggatcatattattattattattattattattatttatatatatatatatatatatattaaaaagggACCCATCGTGGGTCGCAAGTGACCCAACAGGGAGTCACGTGACTCATCTTGGTGATCCATGACgggtcacttttttttctttatctcttgtttttttttaaaaaaaaaaaaaataattgttattattattattaatataataataataataataattttttatttgtaaatagggtaaatttgaaatttttaaaaattttaggcGTATAAAAGTCTTTTTACCCCTTCTATCATCTGATTTAACCCCAATCTCTAGCCGAATGGgggtaattggaaaaaaaacaaaagatcaaTACTCcaaaataagattttttaaactttgaaggggtgtttgcaaaagatGTAACATTTCAAGGAGTAAGTGAagttaccaaaaaataaaaacacgaAATTAATGTTTATTTCGTCATATGAgacacatatatataggatatGCTTAAATGATGTTTGTTCCAAACTTCCACGTAAAGAGTACTTAATACTCTTACATGCTTGAGTGCTCTATAATTATATTATGCAAATTAAGGATTAGGGAGgcgttttaaaaaatgttaacaGTGGAATCCCGAATCATAATTAAGAGACTTTGAAGAAAATAGTAACATCCCCGGTTATCCGTTGGGACTTGATCATCGTATGTCCGGATCGAAAACCTCATTCTAAATACGTTTTAAATATAAGTAAACCTCATTCGAAAACCTGTTCGGACTCTTTCAGACTAGGGCAATCACATAATGGTTCGTTAGGAAACATGAATGTATTTTGATGTATTTTACAtgttccaaaaataaaatatgttttcaaagaaaatgatttttgagaAGTAGCTAGTTAAGCTTTGGAAGGAAAACTTAATTTGCTAAAAAGAACAATGTTACGTGAAATTATatgtaggtaaaaaaaaaaaaaacagatatgcaTGCAAAAGACACGGAATTAATATTGATTTCGTCAGatgagacatatatatatatatatatatatatatatatatgttgtctcAAGGACTCCACTGACGTGTTCAATTAACCCATgcatcaatttttgtttaaacgTACGTCACGACTCACAAGTATAGTGGATCAATGATGAGGGACAGggtcaattatatatatatatataccaacgtTAATTGATATATATGTGCATTTTTGATGAGTGAGGGACAAGGGCAAATAAAAGAGCTGAACTAGTCCATTAATCGAAGCCG from Corylus avellana chromosome ca1, CavTom2PMs-1.0 encodes the following:
- the LOC132167161 gene encoding germin-like protein subfamily 1 member 13 → MMKGVPKTLLLTVALLAWAFSLTSAFDPSPLQDFCVAINDTSSDHAVFINGKFCKDLKLASANDFFFSGLDTPRDTSNPLGSNVTLLNVDKILGLNTLGISLARIDFAPYGLNPPHIHPRGTEILVVLEGTLLVGFVTSNPDNRFFSKVLSAGDVFVFPIGLIHFQFNVGKTNAIAFAGLSSQNPGLITIANAVFGSNPPVNRDVLAKAFQLDRNVVNYLQKKFQSDNN
- the LOC132169118 gene encoding flavonoid 7-O-methyltransferase 1A-like; this encodes MASEEGKIGIEKFNGTDFGLSLSKSVAHNVVKKKTIAGLMAALSRKSKLSYEGIRDLIFNEEVRRRDAGEASCSGVALKLETRGKGQDRNSGQGKQKKASFTEVGKAPKLVKLELIHTDLWGPALVASLRGSRYYITFIDDSSRKWILHDWGDKECIQILKKCREAILEEKGKAIIVEAVIEEEGKMDELSDARLALDMAMMAHTNAGKERTLKEWKFLLEKVGFTRYTVKSIHAVQSVIKAFP
- the LOC132164013 gene encoding germin-like protein subfamily 1 member 11, translated to MMKGVPKTLLVSVALLAWACSLAFAYDPSPLQDFCIAINDTSSDHAVFVNGKFCKDPKLATANDFFFSGLNTPRDTSNPLGSNVTLLNVDKILGLNTLGISLARIDFAPYGLNPPHIHPRGTEILVVQEGTLLVGFVTSNPDNRLFSKVLNAGDVFVFPIGLIHFQFNVGKTNAVAFAGLSSQNPGLITIANAVFGSNPPINPNVLAKAFQLDRNVVNYLQKKF